The following coding sequences lie in one Calypte anna isolate BGI_N300 chromosome 7, bCalAnn1_v1.p, whole genome shotgun sequence genomic window:
- the MFSD6 gene encoding major facilitator superfamily domain-containing protein 6, which translates to MAADDKVAILTDDEEEQKRKYVLADPFNGISKDQELPPQNESPSTETTTVPEEELDWLEKHCVKINNDLLISKVFYFFFYSAYGSLYPLLPVYYKQLGMTPSQSGLLVGIRYFIEFCSAPFWGVVADRFKKGKIVLLFSLLCWVLFNLGIGFIRPATLRCVPKGPPPAHPTNASSLLTTVLQNSSTSLPLTTASAAPPKVRGKRDLLPSSPVPLEATGTANPETAFLLPTQSSLVEFVLENSTHLILKNTTPSPASAGNVTPSTTPAAVTTKPMPSDQAVLVYDQEEVEAIFLLILLVVIIGEFFSASSVTIVDTVTLQYLGKHRDRYGLQRMWGSLGWGLAMLSVGIGIDYTHTEVGVEGQGCKAPEYKNYRIVFIVFGVLMTMALIVATQFRFHYAHFKQDENKRKEAEISQVDRGASSESSDNTPTSMSQSQSFSFWDLIKLLCSIQYGSVLFVAWFMGFGYGFVFTFLYWHLEDLNGTTTLFGVCSVLSHVSELTAYFFSHKLIELVGHIRVLYIGLACNTARYIYISYLENAWTVLPMEVLQGVTHAAIWAACISYLSAAVPPELRTSAQGILQGLHLGLGRGCGAMVGGVLVNYFGPAATFRGIGMACLVILLLFALIQWLLVPDEEEEKTMLAERIPVPSSPVPIATIDLVQQQSEDVMPRTEPRLPLKKTKHQEEQEDVNKPAWGISSSPWVTLAYAVYQIKEMVKLSKTHPIPENQPLQKTSENCSASSASSASPPQNLTDCGQPRSCSAPPPPATPDSQVDGERVVSDHDAQPAAARP; encoded by the exons ATGGCAGCTGATGATAAGGTTGCCATCCTCACTGACGATGAAGAAGAACAGAAGAGGAAGTATGTGCTTGCTGATCCTTTCAATGGCATCTCCAAGGATCAAGAGTTGCCACCCCAGAATGAATCCCCTTCAACAGAGACCACCACAGTCCCAGAGGAAGAGCTGGACTGGTTGGAGAAGCACTGCGTCAAAATAAACAACGACCTTCTCATCTCAAaggtcttttattttttcttctattctgCATATGGCTCTCTCTACCCCTTGCTGCCTGTGTATTACAAGCAGCTGGGTATGACCCCCAGTCAGAGTGGACTTCTGGTGGGCATCAGGTACTTTATTGAGTTTTGCAGTGCTCCCTTCTGGGGAGTGGTGGCCGATCGCTTCAAGAAAGGGAAGATCgtcctcctcttctctcttttatgCTGGGTTTTATTTAACCTGGGGATTGGGTTTATTAGACCAGCCACCTTAAGATGTGTACCAAAGGgccctcccccagcacatcccaccAATGCAAGCAGCCTTTTAACAACAGTTTTGCAAAACTCCTCCACATCTCTTCCTCTGACCACGGCGAGCGCTGCGCCCCCGAAAGTTCGCGGGAAGAGAGATCTGCTGCCATCCAGTCCAGTCCCTTTGGAAGCAACAGGGACAGCTAATCCTGAAACAGCATTCCTGTTACCTACACAGAGCAGCCTTGTGGAGTTTGTCTTGGAAAACAGCACCCATTTGATTTTGAAGAACACCACCCCTAGCCCAGCCTCAGCAGGGAACGTGACACCAAGTACCACTCCAGCTGCCGTCACCACGAAGCCAATGCCTTCTGACCAAGCTGTCCTGGTTTATGATCAAGAAGAGGTAGAAGCCATCTTTCTACTCATTCTGCTGGTAGTCATAATAGGAGaatttttcagtgcttcctCTGTTACTATTGTGGACACAGTGACACTGCAGTACCTTGGCAAGCATAGGGACCGGTATGGATTGCAGCGGATGTGGGGGtctctgggctgggggctggccATGCTCTCTGTGGGGATTGGCATTGACTATACCCATACAGAAGTTGGTGTTGAAGGTCAAGGATGTAAAGCTCCTGAGTACAAGAACTACAGGATAGTTTTCATCGTTTTTGGTGTCCTGATGACAATGGCATTAATCGTGGCCACGCAGTTTCGGTTCCATTACGCGCACTTCAAGCAAgatgaaaacaagagaaaagaggCTGAAATCTCACAGGTGGACAGAGGGGCCTCCAGTGAATCCTCTGATAACACTCCTACCAGCATGAGCCAGTCACAGTCCTTCAGTTTTTGGGACCTAATAAAACTGCTGTGTAGCATCCAGTATGGCTCAGTGCTCTTCGTGGCTTGGTTCATGGGGTTTGGGTATGGCTTTGTGTTCACCTTTCTCTACTGGCACTTGGAAGACCTGAATGGCACCACCACTCTCTTTGGAGTTTGTTCTGTGCTCAGTCACGTGTCTGAGCTGACTGCCTATTTCTTCAGCCACAAATTGATTGAACTGGTTGGTCATATCAG AGTGCTTTATATTGGTCTTGCCTGTAATACAGCTCGATATATTTACATCTCTTATCTGGAAAATGCCTGGACTGTTCTTCCCATGGAGGTACTGCAAG gtgTCACACATGCAGCTATATGGGCAGCTTGCATTTCGTACCTCAGCGCTGCGGTGCCGCCGGAGCTGAGGACGTCAGCCCAGGGAATCCTCCAAGGTCTCCACTTGGGTCTGGGCAGAGGATGTGGAGCTATGGTTGGAGGGGTTTTGGTCAATTACTTTG GTCCTGCTGCCACATTCAGAGGAATAGGGATGGCTTGTTTAGTGATCCTCCTTCTGTTTGCACTCATCCAGTGGCTGTTGGTTCCTGATGAAGAAGAAG AGAAGACGATGCTGGCAGAAAGGATCCCAGTGCCTTCCAGTCCTGTTCCCATAGCAACCATTGACCTTGTGCAGCAGCAATCAGAGGATGTCATGCCTCGGACTGAGCCCAGGCTCCCTCTGAAGAAAACTAAACACCAAGAAGAGCAAGAGGATGTCAACAAGCCTGCCTGGGGCATCAGCTCTTCTCCTTGGGTCACCTTAGCATATGCTGTCTACCAGATAAAAGAGATGGTTAAACTATCCAAAACCCATCCAATTCCTGAGAATCAGCCTTTGCAG AAAACCAGTGAGAACTGCAGTGCTTCATCAGCCAGCTCAGCAAGTCCTCCCCAAAATCTGACAGActgtgggcagcccaggagTTGTTCAgcaccaccacctccagcaACACCAGATTCCCAAGTAGACGGCGAGCGCGTTGTGTCGGATCACGATGCTCagcctgctgcagccaggccCTGA